Genomic segment of Oceanimonas sp. GK1:
TCTGGTGATTACGCAAGGGGCCAAGGCCCGCTTTGAAGCCCAGGACTGGAGCGGGGTGCAACTGGCCTCGCGCCGGCGCATCTGGCTTTACGACGAGCACGTCAACAATACGGTGCGTGCCGTGCTCGACTATAACCGGGGGCCGCTGCGCCACCAGGAGCTGAAGGCGCTCAAGCAGGCCTTTAACGATCTGCTGCTCACCCATCCCAATGCGGACATGGCCGAGTCCTTCTACAACTCGGTATATCGCCGCTCCACCCGCCATCGCAGCATTCGCGCCGAAAACCTGTATGTGCACCCCTTTGTTCCCCAGCCCGGCGAGCAGGATCTCGGCCCCGTTAGCTGGCACTACCACCTTGCTCCCGATGAGCTGGGCACCATACTGCCAGGCCTGCTGGCGCGCCTGGGGCTGGAGCTGCCCTTTCTGCGGCTGGAGCGGGATTTAAATCATGTGCAGCGCACCCTGGCCGAGCAGGGACTGGCCGGAGAGCCCCTGCAACTGACCGTGATCAACACCCTGTTCTACCGCAACAAGGGCGCTTATCTCATTGGCCGGCTGGAGCGCCCGGAAGGCCCCCTGCCCTTTATTTTGCCCATACTGCACGAGAACGGTGGCCTGATCATCGACACCCTGCTGCTCAGCCGGGACGACGCCTCCATTCTGTTCGGCTTTGCCCGGGCCTACTTTATGGTGTGGTGCCCGCGGCCCTCGCTGCTGGTGCAGTTTCTGCGGCCGCTGCTGCCCAACAAGTCGGACTATGAAATCTACAACGCCATTGGCTGGCAAAAGCACGGCAAGACCATCTTTTATCGGGACTTTCTGCAGCATTTGCAGCAGTCACGGGATCAGTTCGTGCCCGCCGCCGGCATCAAGGGCATGGTGATGTGCGTGTTTACCCTGCCTTCACTTGACGTGGTGTTCAAGGTGATCAAGGACCGCTTTACTCCGCCCAAAACCGTGGACCGGGATACCGTCAAGGCCAAATATCGGCTGGTCAAGCAGCACGACCGGGTGGGCCGCATGGCCGACACCATGGAGTTCACCAACTTTGAACTGCCGCTTCACCGCATCAGCCCGGCCTTGCTGGAAGAGCTGCAACGGGAAGTGCCGTCCCTGCTCACCCAAAAGGACGATCGGTTGATTATTCATCATCTGTATACCGAGCGGCGCATGACGCCCCTGAATATGTATCTGGAGCAGGCCGACGACGAACAGCTCAGACATGCCCTGGATGAATACGCCAATGCCCTGAAACAGCTGGCCGCCGCCAATATTTTTCCCGGCGACATGCTGTTCAAAAACTTTGGCGTCACCCGCCACGGCCGGGTGATTTTCTACGACTACGACGAAATCGCCTACATGACCGAGTGCCACTTTCGCGATATTCCCAAAACCGACCACCTGCAGGATCAACTCAGCCCCGAGCCCTGGTACTCGGTGGGGCCGAACGATGTGTTTCCGCAAGAGTTCAAAACCTTTCTGCTGTACAAACCGCGCATTCGGGCCGCCTTTGACCCGCGGCACCTGGAGCTGTTTACCGCCGGTTACTGGCGACAACTGCAGCACAACATTGAGCAGGGCCGGGTGGAAGACATCTTCCCCTACCGCCGGCGGCAGCGGTTTAAATATAAGTACGGGGAGACGTTGGATGGGAAGACGGAAAGGGGTGAGAAGTGAAGGAAGTCACATCGCCTGTTGGAGCGCGGGCTGCCAGCCCGCAACTTGCCGCCGTGCGGCAACTTAAAAAGCACCTGCGGCGCTAATGCAGGCTGGCAGCCTGCGCTCCATGTTACAGCTGCGGGTGGCTCAGGGGCTCGCGGGACACCAGCACGCCGTTCAAGTCCGAGTAGATGTAGTCTCCCGGGTAAATGGTCACGCCGGCAAAGGTCACCGGTACGTCCACCACGCCTTCACCGCGTTTTTCCGAACGGATGGGGCAGGCCGCCAGGGCCTTGATGCCCAACGCCAGCTCACCCAGGGTGCCGGCATCGCGAACCGCACCGTGAATGACGATGCCTTCCCAGCCGTTTTCCAGCGCCTTTTCCGCCAGCATGTCGCCCATCAGGGCACAGCGCAGCAAGCCGCCGCCGTCCACCACCAGCACCTTGCCGGTGCCGGGCTCGGATACCAGCTCCCGTACCCGGGAGTTGTCTTCGTAACAGCGCACCGTTACCGCCTGGCCCCAGAACAGGGATTCCCCTCCAAAATCGCGAAATACCGGGTCCAGCATCCTGACCAGATCGGCATGTTCATCACACAAGTCCGGCAACAAATCGAGCATCTTATCCTCCGTTTTCTGCACAGATTTTTCGGCCTTCGTCTTTGGCAAAGGTCCGGGTTTCCAACAACGACATCAGGGCTTGCACCGACGCCGATGTTGTTAAATTGGCACTTGACCTGGATCAAGCCCCTTCATAAAACTATTTAACAATATCCGTTGCAAACTGTTGTTATGCCCCTGTTAACTGTTAAAATAACACCAATTTGGCAAAAGGACCTCTGTTCTTCCCGTTTGAAATCTGTTGGGTATGATGCAGTAACTGCATGGGATGCATATAAAAACAATAACAGCACCACAAAACGGACAGGCTTCGGCAGCGTGAACGGCTTGCATACGTAAGTTTGTTACACAAACCCCGCCTGGACGGCCGGCTTTTGAACCGTGGTGCCGATGACAGTATTTTTACATTCAGAGAACAGGTAAGCTCATGCAGACTCCACACATTCTTATCGTTGAAGACGAACTGGTCACCCGTAACACCCTTAAAGGCATTTTTGAGGCGGAAGGTTACACCGTGCTGGAAGCCACCGACGGTGAGGAAATGTACAAGGCCCTGTCCGATCACAAGGTGAACCTGGTGATCATGGACATCAACCTGCCCGGCAAAAACGGCCTGCTGCTGGCCCGGGAGCTGCGCGAGCAGCACAACCTGGCGCTGATGTTCCTCACCGGCCGCGACAACGAGGTCGACAAGATCCTTGGCCTGGAAATTGGCGCCGACGACTACATCACCAAGCCGTTCAACCCCCGTGAGCTGACCATTCGCGCTCGCAACCTGCTGGGCCGCACCATGCAGGCGCCCGATGCCCAGGAAGATGACAAGCAGGTGGACGCCTACCGCTTCAACGGCTGGACCCTGGACATCAACAGCCGCGCTCTGGTCAGCCCCAGCGGCGAGGTATTCAAGCTGCCCCGCAGCGAGTTTCGTGCCATGGTGCACTTCTGCGAGCACCCGGGCCAGATCCAGAGCCGCGCCGAGCTGCTGAAGAAAATGACCGGCCGCGAGCTCAAGCCCCACGACCGCACCGTGGACGTGACCATTCGCCGCATTCGCAAGCATTTCGAGTCGGTGCCGGATACCCCCGAGATCATCGCCACCATTCATGGCGAAGGCTACCGCTTCTGCGGCGAGCTGGAAGGGTAAATCTTTGGAGCGCCTGCGGCGCTAATGCAGGCTGGCAGCCTGCGCTCCAGACAACATCTAAAAAAATACCGGCCAACTGGCCGGTATTTTTATTCATGCAATTAATGCCTTACAGCACGTTGACGGCGTTCAGCTCGCGGAACGCCTGCTCCAGACGGGCAATCATGCTGAGCTGGCCTTCGCGCAGCCAGACCCGCGGATCGTAGTACTTCTTGTTGGGCTTGTCGTCGCCGTCCGGGTTGCCGATCTGGCCCTGCAGATAGGCTTCCTTTTCCTTGTAGTAGTTCATCACCCCGGCCCAGGTGGCCCACTGGGTGTCGGTGTCGATGTTCATCTTGACCACACCGTAGCCGATGGACTCCTTAATCTCCTCGGCAGAGGAGCCGGAGCCGCCATGGAACACAAAGTCCAGGGACTTGGGGGCCAGGCCGAACTTCTCGGACACATACTTCTGGGAGTTATCCAGAATTTTCGGGGTCAGCTTGACGTTGCCCGGCTTGTACACGCCGTGCACGTTGCCGAAGGAAGCCGCAATGGTGAACTTGTCGCTGATGGCACTCAGCTTCTCGTAGGCATAGGCCACGTCTTCCGGCTGGGTATAGAGCAGGGAGCTGTCCATGCCGGTGTTGTCGACGCCGTCTTCCTCACCGCCGGTGCAGCCCAGCTCGATTTCCAGGGTCATGCCGATCTTGCTCATGCGCGCCAGGTACTGGGCACAGATCTCGATGTTCTCTTCCAGGCTCTCTTCGGACAGGTCAATCATGTGGGAGCTGAACAGCGGCTTGCCGGTTTCGGCAAAGTGCTGTTCGCCGGCATCCAGCAGGCCGTCAATCCAGGGCAGCAGCTTCTTGGCGGCGTGATCGGTGTGCAGGATCACCGGAATGCCGTAGGCTTCGGCCAGGGCATGGACGTGACGGGCACCGGAAATGGCACCCAGAATGGCGGCCTGGTGACCTTCCAGCTTCAGGCCCTTGCCGGCAAAGTAGGCGGCGCCGCCGTTGGAAAACTGCACGATCACCGGCGCCTTCACCTTGGCGGCGGCCTCCATCACCGCATTGACCGAGTCGGTCCCCACCACGTTGACCGCCGGCAGGGCGAACTGGTTGGCCTTGGCGATGGCGAAGATCTTCTGCATGTCATCGCCGCTGACCACACCCGGCTTGACCACGTCGGAAATTTTCTGGGACATTTTTTGCTCCTGTATGCTTGACCACGGCCGGCGTCATTGCACCGGCCATGTTAAATAAATAGGGTGGGCTCAGCCCTGGGCGCGCTGCTCGAGGATGGCCACCGCCGGCAGGGTCTTGCCTTCCACAAACTCCAGGAAGGCACCGCCGCCGGTGGAAATGTAGGATACCTTGTCCTTGATGCCGAACTTGTCGATGGCCGCCAGGGTGTCGCCGCCGCCGGCGATGGAGAAGGCGTCACTCTCGGCGATGGCCCGGGCCACCACCTCGGTGCCGTGAGCGAACTGGTCGAACTCAAACACGCCCACCGGACCGTTCCACAGAATGGTTTTGGCCTCTTTCAGGATCTTGGCCAGGGCCTCGGCGGAGTCGGGACCCAGATCGAAGATCATGTCGTCGGCGTCCACCTCATTCACCGGCTTGGTGGCGGCTTCGGCCTGCTCGGAAAACTCGGTGCCCACCACCACGTCGGTGGCCAGGGGAATGGCACACTCGGCGGCCAGCTTTTTCGCGGTGTCGAGCAGCTCGGGCTCATAGAGCGATTTGCCTACCGAATGGCCGGCGGCGGCGATAAAGGTGTTGGCGATACCGCCCCCCACCACCAGCTGATCCGCCACCTTGGACAGGGACTCCAGCACGGTCAGCTTGGTGGATACCTTGGAGCCGCCCACAATGGCCACCATGGGGCGGGCGGGCTTGTCCATGGCCTTGGCCAGGGCTTCCAGCTCGGCAGACAGCAAGGGGCCGGCACAGGCGACGGGGGCGTATTTGGCCACACCATGGGTAGAGGCCTGGGCCCGGTGGGCGGTACCGAAGGCATCCATCACGAACACGTCACACAGGGCGGCATACTGGCGGGATAGGGTCTCGTCGTCCTTCTTTTCGCCCTTGTTGAAGCGCACGTTTTCCAGCACCACCAACTCACCCTCGGCAATATCCAGGCCGTTGAGGTAATCGGTTGCCAGACGCACCGGCACGCTCAGCTTGCCGGCCAGGTAGTCCACCACCGGTTGCAGAGAGAACTCGTCGGCGTATTCCCCTTCGGTGGGCCGACCCAGGTGGGAGGTCACCATCACCCTGGCACCCTTGGCCAGGGCCGCCTCAATGGTGGGCAGCGAGGCCAGGATGCGGGCGTCGGAGCCGACCTTGCCGTTTTTCACCGGCACATTCAGGTCGGCGCGGATCAGCACCCGCTTGCCGGACAGATCGAGTTCATTCATTTTGATGACAGACATAATACGTCCTCTACATTGGCAGTACTGTTGTTAAATCGAAACGGTTACACCGACTCGCTCGCCGCCAGCCAGGCCAGGCTGGTGTCCAGCATGCGGTTGGCAAAGCCCCACTCGTTGTCGCACCACATCAGCATCTTGATAAGATTGGCATCGCTCACCCGGGTCTGGGTACCGTCGATAATGGAAGAATGGGGATCGTGGTTAAAGTCCACCGACACCAGCGGCGCCTCGGTATAATCGAGAATGCCTTTCAACGGGCCCTGGGCAGCCTCGCGCAGCACCCGGTTTACCTCGTCGACGGAGGCGTGCCGTTCCACGATCACGCTAAGATCCATGGCAGTGACGTTAATGGTGGGCACCCGCACGGAAATGGCCTCGAACTTGCCGGCAAAGTGCGGCAGTATGCGCTCCACCCCCTTGGCCAGCTTGGTGTCCACCGGAATGATGGACTGGCTGGCGGCCCGAGTGCGGCGCAGATCGGCATGATAGGCGTCGATCACCTGCTGATCGTTCATGGCCGAGTGAATGGTGGTAATGTTGCCACACTTGATATGGAACACCCGGTGCAGGGTTTCGATCACCGGCACCACGCAGTTGGTGGTGCAGGAGGCATTGGAGACGATGGTCTCATGACCGGTGAGCTGGTGATGATTCACGCCGTAGACGATGGTGGCATCCACATCGCTGTCGGCCGGATGGGAAAACAGCACCCTGGCCGCCCCGGCCGCCATATGCCGGCCCGCATCGGCCCGGCTCGAAAAGACCCCGGTACAGTCCAGCACCAGATCCACCGCCAGCTCAGCCCAGGGCAGCCTGGCCGCATCGGGCTCGTGGCACAGGCGAATGGTATCGTCGCCAATGCACATGTTCCCGTTGTCCAGGCTGACCGTATGGCCAAACCGGCCGTGGCTGGAGTCATAGCGGGTCAGATGGGCCATGGCCTCGGGCTCGGCCAGCTCGTTGATGGCCACGATTTTCATGCGCCGGTGCAGGCCACGCTCATAGAAAGCACGCAGCACGCTGCGGCCGATGCGGCCATAACCATTAATGGCGAGTCGAATCATTGCTGTCTGTTTCCTGCAGGGCTGAGGGCGTGAGCCCGGTATCAGAATTCAGGCCCAAGTCTAGCGAGGATTGAAAGCAAGGGGAATGGCGAAGGCAGTGATGGAGCCCTAAAAAGGAAAATCCCGGCCATTGGCTCGGCCGGGACGGCAATAACGGGGCAAAATTCAGACAACTTCCAGCTCGGGCTCCGGCTCGGTGACTACTGCGACCGGCTCGGCCAGTTCCGCCTGCTGCTGCAGCCAGCACAGCACGGTCGCCGGGTAAGTGTCGTCCGCCGACCAGATGCAGGTCGACGGGGTGGAGACAGCACTCATACGCGATACATTATTCAATGGATCTGTCCTCGCTGATGAAACCGCACTCAGGTTAACCGTCCCGATTGACGGTTTGATGACAGTACATGATTTAACCAGCAAAGGCCAATTGAGGCCGGATCCACTCGAGTAGGCTGCAACCTAGGGCTGCACCATGGCGTCCTCTTCCCTCAGCGGCTCCGGCTCGCTCAAATCCAGCTCCATCTGGCCCGCCTGGGCCTCGGCAATGGCTTCTTCCTCCAGGTCGGGAAATACCTCCTCCATGGGCAGGTCCACAAACTCCTCGTTCCGGGGGTCAAGCTCGGTAATAACACCGGCGGTATCCACCGGGGTGGCAATATAGGCCGCCTGCTCCGCCACCGGTACCGCCGGCGTGCGCCACTGCCACCACCAGGTGTAACTGCCCAGCAATAAGGCGACGCCACCGCAGCCGATGTACAGGCCCTGGGGCCCGAGCCAGGTCATCATGGCGGAGCTGAACAGCGGCCCCAGGGAGCTGCCCAGACCATAGCTCAGCAGCAGGGTGGTACTGGCAGCCACGATATGATGGGCCTCCATGCGGTCGTTGGTAATGGCCACCGCCACCGGGTAGATGGACGCCACCATGCCCATATAGAGGGCGGAAAAACCAATCAGAATACCCAGATGAACACCGCCGCCGGCGATCACCCCGGCGGCGCTCAGCACGATCACCAGGTTAATGGCGACCATGATCCGGCCCCGGTCGAGCCGGTCACACAACCGTCCCAGCGGCCAGGCAAACAGAATAAAGGTAAAAACGGACGCCGCCATAAAATACGACAGCTGATCCACCGGCAGGCCCAGCTGAATGGCATAAACCGGGGCCATGGCATAAAAGCTGCTGATCAGCACGCCGCTGCACAGTGCCGCCAGCAGCCCCACCGGGGCGCTGCGCACGATGGACTTCAGGCTGATGCGCTCGCTGTGCTCCACCGTGGGCGCCTCCATTCGAGTGAGCGACAGGGGGACCAGGGCGGCCGTCAGCAAAATGGCG
This window contains:
- a CDS encoding MFS transporter; this encodes MIKRLVISLSSLIFSVFLLMGGNTFVMTLLGVNLGLKQVEPTLIGSIMVCYSVGFVLGSLYGPGVIKRVGHIRAFAVFSAVLASSTLIFPLTDSIIIWALLRALSGIAVAGSFVVIESWFSAVATSDNRATLFFAYQICAYLAATAGQLLIGFTDPAAFVPFTLGAILLTAALVPLSLTRMEAPTVEHSERISLKSIVRSAPVGLLAALCSGVLISSFYAMAPVYAIQLGLPVDQLSYFMAASVFTFILFAWPLGRLCDRLDRGRIMVAINLVIVLSAAGVIAGGGVHLGILIGFSALYMGMVASIYPVAVAITNDRMEAHHIVAASTTLLLSYGLGSSLGPLFSSAMMTWLGPQGLYIGCGGVALLLGSYTWWWQWRTPAVPVAEQAAYIATPVDTAGVITELDPRNEEFVDLPMEEVFPDLEEEAIAEAQAGQMELDLSEPEPLREEDAMVQP
- the epd gene encoding erythrose-4-phosphate dehydrogenase, which gives rise to MIRLAINGYGRIGRSVLRAFYERGLHRRMKIVAINELAEPEAMAHLTRYDSSHGRFGHTVSLDNGNMCIGDDTIRLCHEPDAARLPWAELAVDLVLDCTGVFSSRADAGRHMAAGAARVLFSHPADSDVDATIVYGVNHHQLTGHETIVSNASCTTNCVVPVIETLHRVFHIKCGNITTIHSAMNDQQVIDAYHADLRRTRAASQSIIPVDTKLAKGVERILPHFAGKFEAISVRVPTINVTAMDLSVIVERHASVDEVNRVLREAAQGPLKGILDYTEAPLVSVDFNHDPHSSIIDGTQTRVSDANLIKMLMWCDNEWGFANRMLDTSLAWLAASESV
- a CDS encoding putative 4-hydroxy-4-methyl-2-oxoglutarate aldolase, which gives rise to MLDLLPDLCDEHADLVRMLDPVFRDFGGESLFWGQAVTVRCYEDNSRVRELVSEPGTGKVLVVDGGGLLRCALMGDMLAEKALENGWEGIVIHGAVRDAGTLGELALGIKALAACPIRSEKRGEGVVDVPVTFAGVTIYPGDYIYSDLNGVLVSREPLSHPQL
- the arcA gene encoding two-component system response regulator ArcA; this encodes MQTPHILIVEDELVTRNTLKGIFEAEGYTVLEATDGEEMYKALSDHKVNLVIMDINLPGKNGLLLARELREQHNLALMFLTGRDNEVDKILGLEIGADDYITKPFNPRELTIRARNLLGRTMQAPDAQEDDKQVDAYRFNGWTLDINSRALVSPSGEVFKLPRSEFRAMVHFCEHPGQIQSRAELLKKMTGRELKPHDRTVDVTIRRIRKHFESVPDTPEIIATIHGEGYRFCGELEG
- the fbaA gene encoding class II fructose-bisphosphate aldolase; the protein is MSQKISDVVKPGVVSGDDMQKIFAIAKANQFALPAVNVVGTDSVNAVMEAAAKVKAPVIVQFSNGGAAYFAGKGLKLEGHQAAILGAISGARHVHALAEAYGIPVILHTDHAAKKLLPWIDGLLDAGEQHFAETGKPLFSSHMIDLSEESLEENIEICAQYLARMSKIGMTLEIELGCTGGEEDGVDNTGMDSSLLYTQPEDVAYAYEKLSAISDKFTIAASFGNVHGVYKPGNVKLTPKILDNSQKYVSEKFGLAPKSLDFVFHGGSGSSAEEIKESIGYGVVKMNIDTDTQWATWAGVMNYYKEKEAYLQGQIGNPDGDDKPNKKYYDPRVWLREGQLSMIARLEQAFRELNAVNVL
- a CDS encoding phosphoglycerate kinase; translation: MSVIKMNELDLSGKRVLIRADLNVPVKNGKVGSDARILASLPTIEAALAKGARVMVTSHLGRPTEGEYADEFSLQPVVDYLAGKLSVPVRLATDYLNGLDIAEGELVVLENVRFNKGEKKDDETLSRQYAALCDVFVMDAFGTAHRAQASTHGVAKYAPVACAGPLLSAELEALAKAMDKPARPMVAIVGGSKVSTKLTVLESLSKVADQLVVGGGIANTFIAAAGHSVGKSLYEPELLDTAKKLAAECAIPLATDVVVGTEFSEQAEAATKPVNEVDADDMIFDLGPDSAEALAKILKEAKTILWNGPVGVFEFDQFAHGTEVVARAIAESDAFSIAGGGDTLAAIDKFGIKDKVSYISTGGGAFLEFVEGKTLPAVAILEQRAQG
- the aceK gene encoding bifunctional isocitrate dehydrogenase kinase/phosphatase; its protein translation is MNSRTREMAHIVMRGFDAFHRYFLVITQGAKARFEAQDWSGVQLASRRRIWLYDEHVNNTVRAVLDYNRGPLRHQELKALKQAFNDLLLTHPNADMAESFYNSVYRRSTRHRSIRAENLYVHPFVPQPGEQDLGPVSWHYHLAPDELGTILPGLLARLGLELPFLRLERDLNHVQRTLAEQGLAGEPLQLTVINTLFYRNKGAYLIGRLERPEGPLPFILPILHENGGLIIDTLLLSRDDASILFGFARAYFMVWCPRPSLLVQFLRPLLPNKSDYEIYNAIGWQKHGKTIFYRDFLQHLQQSRDQFVPAAGIKGMVMCVFTLPSLDVVFKVIKDRFTPPKTVDRDTVKAKYRLVKQHDRVGRMADTMEFTNFELPLHRISPALLEELQREVPSLLTQKDDRLIIHHLYTERRMTPLNMYLEQADDEQLRHALDEYANALKQLAAANIFPGDMLFKNFGVTRHGRVIFYDYDEIAYMTECHFRDIPKTDHLQDQLSPEPWYSVGPNDVFPQEFKTFLLYKPRIRAAFDPRHLELFTAGYWRQLQHNIEQGRVEDIFPYRRRQRFKYKYGETLDGKTERGEK